From a region of the Stenotrophomonas sp. BIO128-Bstrain genome:
- a CDS encoding YkgJ family cysteine cluster protein: MDCRRCDAVCCRLTVTVMPDDNVPGYLLDTDARGGTVMARNEEGWCAAIDPYHLRCTIYSQRPAICRQFDMGGDDCRLVRQDYRRQQQDLSTFSSTLHP, translated from the coding sequence ATCGACTGCCGTCGTTGCGATGCGGTGTGTTGTCGGCTCACCGTCACCGTCATGCCTGACGACAACGTGCCCGGCTACCTGCTGGACACCGATGCGCGTGGCGGCACGGTGATGGCACGCAACGAAGAAGGCTGGTGCGCCGCGATCGACCCGTATCACCTGCGCTGCACGATCTACTCGCAGCGACCCGCGATCTGCCGCCAGTTCGACATGGGCGGCGATGATTGCCGCCTCGTGCGGCAGGACTACCGTCGACAACAGCAGGATCTGTCGACGTTTTCTTCCACGCTTCATCCATAG
- a CDS encoding DUF2058 domain-containing protein, protein MAKANPLQEQLLKAGLVKKSQVSQAAREQVKARHGKAPVAPSESQREAERLRAEKAERDRALEAERKARAHAQELQAQVRQIIEAHKVKREGESEYRFNDGTVIRTLLVNNVLRRQLASGSLVIARHGEGFELLPRAAAEKVRERDASVIVLDNSQPAGSEPSTGNAEDDAYYAQFQVPDDLVW, encoded by the coding sequence ATGGCGAAGGCAAATCCCCTCCAGGAGCAGCTGCTCAAGGCTGGGCTGGTCAAGAAATCCCAGGTCTCCCAGGCCGCCCGTGAACAGGTGAAAGCCCGCCACGGCAAGGCCCCGGTCGCGCCCAGCGAAAGCCAGCGCGAGGCCGAGCGCCTGCGTGCGGAAAAAGCCGAGCGTGATCGTGCGCTGGAAGCCGAGCGCAAGGCCAGGGCGCACGCGCAGGAGCTGCAGGCCCAGGTCCGCCAGATCATCGAGGCGCACAAGGTCAAGCGTGAGGGCGAGAGCGAATACCGCTTCAACGACGGCACCGTGATCCGTACCCTGCTGGTCAACAACGTGCTGCGCCGGCAACTGGCCTCGGGCAGCCTGGTGATCGCCCGCCACGGCGAGGGCTTCGAACTGCTGCCCCGCGCGGCGGCCGAGAAGGTCCGTGAGCGCGATGCGAGCGTGATCGTGCTCGACAACAGCCAGCCCGCCGGCAGCGAGCCGAGCACCGGCAACGCCGAGGATGATGCGTACTACGCCCAGTTCCAGGTGCCCGACGACCTGGTCTGGTAA
- a CDS encoding Hsp70 family protein yields MKLGIDFGTSNSAAAVVIDGKVVPIQFGQAEQFRTTVYFPEVMRDPNDFELTPALEHDLARLVDAAARDARAAGQERAPDALRREALRVVRRQWMEEQMRAPLSSTTLLQNAVYGDDALEAYFEENEGNLVQSPKSMLGYNLHPRARQTIAGIATHILEHIRLTASRQLDTPIRTATLGRPVQFRSSIGEAGNAQALEIMHGAAIAAGFDSIDFLEEPAAAAMHYHAESPQEHDAVVVDIGGGTTDIAHARVGGGQAPTIHRAWGIARGGTDIDLALSLGGYMPLFGRGITRVPAHHYVEAAMVQDMTRQRDFRQHTYRDVDAPFGPRLTALQDTGNTARLYREVERCKIALSSVSSHDSTLGFIERDLQVQIDASRLETAAGGYLGELTALLEQVRSDIGHDPAAVFLTGGMSRAGYLQQAVANAFPGSTLVRGNPSFGVVHGLALAAAN; encoded by the coding sequence ATGAAACTCGGCATCGACTTTGGCACCAGCAACTCCGCCGCCGCCGTGGTGATCGACGGCAAGGTGGTGCCGATCCAGTTCGGCCAGGCCGAACAGTTCCGCACCACGGTGTATTTCCCCGAGGTGATGCGCGACCCGAACGACTTCGAACTGACCCCGGCGCTGGAGCACGATCTGGCCCGGCTGGTCGACGCGGCCGCGCGCGATGCCCGCGCCGCCGGCCAGGAGCGCGCGCCCGATGCACTGCGCCGGGAGGCCCTGCGCGTGGTGCGCCGGCAGTGGATGGAAGAGCAGATGCGGGCCCCGCTCAGCTCCACCACCCTGCTGCAGAACGCCGTCTACGGCGATGACGCGCTGGAGGCCTACTTCGAAGAGAACGAAGGCAACCTGGTGCAGAGCCCGAAATCGATGCTCGGCTACAACCTGCACCCGCGCGCGCGCCAGACCATCGCCGGCATCGCCACGCACATCCTCGAGCACATCCGCCTGACCGCCTCGCGCCAGCTGGACACCCCGATCCGCACCGCCACGCTGGGCCGTCCGGTCCAGTTCCGCAGTTCCATCGGCGAGGCCGGCAACGCCCAGGCGCTGGAGATCATGCACGGCGCGGCGATCGCCGCCGGCTTTGACAGCATCGATTTCCTCGAAGAGCCCGCGGCCGCGGCCATGCATTACCACGCCGAAAGCCCGCAGGAACACGACGCGGTGGTGGTGGACATCGGCGGTGGTACCACCGATATCGCCCATGCCCGGGTGGGCGGTGGCCAGGCCCCGACCATCCACCGTGCCTGGGGTATCGCCCGCGGCGGTACCGATATCGACCTGGCGCTGAGCCTGGGCGGCTACATGCCGCTGTTCGGCCGCGGCATCACCCGCGTGCCCGCGCATCACTACGTGGAAGCGGCGATGGTGCAGGACATGACCCGCCAGCGCGATTTCCGCCAGCACACCTACCGCGATGTGGACGCGCCGTTCGGCCCGCGCCTGACTGCCCTGCAGGACACCGGCAACACCGCGCGCCTGTACCGCGAGGTCGAACGCTGCAAGATCGCCCTGAGCAGTGTGTCCAGTCACGACAGCACGCTTGGGTTCATCGAACGCGACCTGCAGGTGCAGATCGATGCCTCGCGGCTGGAAACCGCCGCTGGCGGCTATCTGGGCGAACTGACCGCCCTGCTCGAGCAGGTCCGCAGCGATATCGGCCACGACCCGGCGGCAGTGTTCCTGACCGGGGGCATGTCGCGCGCCGGCTACCTGCAGCAGGCCGTCGCCAATGCCTTCCCGGGCTCGACCCTGGTCCGCGGCAATCCGTCCTTCGGTGTGGTCCACGGGCTGGCGCTGGCCGCCGCCAACTGA
- a CDS encoding sigma-70 family RNA polymerase sigma factor — MLDTTMSPSSAPTEADAADDHALVRAAAAGDVTAYERIYRRHSPRVYAVLWRLCGGHAARAEDALQEAFLQAWRALPGFRFESSLGTWLHRLGVNAALMELRANATGDARDAGEEGWESLATLPAQDRCAGTSMDLERALETLPPRARAVLVLHDIEGWKHQEIADQLQMAVGSSKAQLHRARGLLRARLGETA; from the coding sequence ATGCTCGACACGACCATGTCCCCTTCCAGCGCCCCGACCGAGGCCGACGCCGCCGATGACCACGCCCTGGTGCGTGCCGCGGCGGCTGGTGACGTCACCGCGTACGAGCGCATCTACCGGCGGCATTCGCCGCGCGTGTACGCCGTACTGTGGCGGCTGTGCGGCGGCCACGCGGCCCGCGCCGAGGATGCCCTGCAGGAGGCCTTCCTGCAGGCATGGCGCGCCCTGCCGGGGTTCCGCTTCGAAAGCAGCCTGGGCACCTGGCTGCACCGCCTGGGCGTGAACGCGGCATTGATGGAACTGCGCGCCAACGCCACCGGCGATGCGCGCGATGCCGGCGAGGAGGGCTGGGAGTCGCTGGCGACGCTGCCGGCCCAGGACCGCTGCGCCGGTACCTCCATGGACCTGGAGCGCGCGCTGGAAACACTGCCGCCCCGTGCCCGGGCAGTGCTGGTCCTGCACGACATAGAAGGCTGGAAACACCAGGAAATCGCCGACCAGCTGCAGATGGCGGTCGGCAGTTCCAAAGCACAGTTGCACCGTGCGCGTGGCCTGCTGCGCGCGCGCCTAGGAGAAACCGCATGA
- a CDS encoding DUF998 domain-containing protein — protein sequence MSLPLPRPSRWPAQHHGRVAMVTLVALALFVATALWTQWARDDLDWVQATLSLYLHGPWGLALRTAYCVLALAIMLLAVSLYANSRSPRRSAAAPLLFWVAALGLMGVAIGDSWLPERAPLLAPLVHGLSANTAFLCVSVAMLLQSWYLRADPRWRDWAAPAWWWAWLCFALLWLHVLWRGPPRGAGQKLVIAVVVVWLVSVAWQLWRQARREPR from the coding sequence ATGTCGCTGCCGCTGCCACGCCCCTCCCGCTGGCCCGCCCAGCATCATGGACGCGTCGCCATGGTGACCCTGGTGGCGCTGGCGCTGTTCGTCGCCACCGCGCTGTGGACGCAATGGGCACGCGATGATCTGGACTGGGTGCAGGCCACCCTGAGCCTGTACCTGCATGGCCCCTGGGGGCTGGCCCTGCGCACCGCCTATTGCGTGCTGGCGCTGGCGATCATGCTGCTGGCGGTCTCACTGTATGCCAACAGTCGTTCGCCGCGCCGCAGTGCGGCGGCGCCGCTGCTGTTCTGGGTCGCCGCGCTGGGCCTGATGGGGGTGGCGATCGGCGACAGCTGGCTGCCCGAGCGCGCGCCGCTGCTGGCGCCGCTGGTGCACGGGCTGTCGGCCAATACCGCGTTCCTGTGCGTGAGCGTGGCGATGCTGCTGCAGAGCTGGTATCTGCGGGCCGACCCGCGCTGGCGCGATTGGGCCGCTCCGGCCTGGTGGTGGGCCTGGTTGTGCTTCGCACTGCTGTGGCTGCACGTGCTGTGGCGGGGCCCACCCCGCGGCGCGGGACAGAAGCTGGTGATCGCAGTGGTGGTGGTGTGGCTGGTGTCGGTGGCCTGGCAGCTGTGGCGCCAGGCGCGCCGTGAGCCGCGCTGA
- a CDS encoding tetratricopeptide repeat protein, translating into MTACRFLLMMCMALAAAPAWAADPALAVSTAGPSATAAPPTPAQILEVPAPLLALLHERVIDPGYSRERRLQRLVEMIFDAQGLHLAYDPEATYTITETWQTRRANCLSFTLLFVTLANLAGIDAHVQEVAQVVSWYQASGVIYSVGHVNAGIVLDGRSGTVDLDHNVLYDHLGPQRINRQRALAHFYNNRGADHMTAGDVDTARAYFTAALGMAPDFVAAWNNLGVLDARIGNLDQARRDYETALRLQPRHGASLSNASALYRRMGDTRQAGLLASRLARVQRSDPFAQYMFGAQAEQRRDYAAAVRFYRRAVHLYETAHPFHFALARSYFLAGDARRASIEMQRARDLAGESGDALRSRYQAKLDSLQRWRQRGTNAN; encoded by the coding sequence ATGACCGCGTGCAGATTCCTGCTGATGATGTGCATGGCCCTGGCCGCCGCACCGGCCTGGGCAGCCGACCCCGCGCTCGCCGTGAGCACCGCCGGGCCAAGCGCGACCGCCGCCCCGCCCACGCCCGCGCAGATCCTGGAGGTGCCCGCGCCGCTGCTGGCGCTGCTGCACGAACGGGTCATCGATCCCGGCTACTCGCGCGAGCGCCGCCTGCAGCGGCTGGTGGAGATGATCTTCGACGCACAAGGGCTGCACCTGGCCTACGACCCGGAGGCAACCTACACGATCACCGAAACCTGGCAGACGCGGCGTGCCAACTGCCTGTCCTTTACGCTGCTGTTCGTCACCCTGGCCAACCTGGCCGGCATCGACGCGCATGTCCAGGAAGTGGCGCAGGTGGTGAGCTGGTACCAGGCTTCCGGGGTGATCTACAGCGTGGGCCACGTCAACGCGGGCATCGTGCTGGACGGGCGCAGCGGCACCGTCGATCTGGACCACAACGTGCTCTACGACCACCTCGGCCCGCAGCGCATCAACCGGCAGCGCGCGCTGGCCCATTTCTACAACAACCGCGGCGCGGACCACATGACCGCCGGCGATGTCGATACGGCCCGCGCCTACTTCACCGCAGCCCTCGGCATGGCACCGGACTTCGTGGCGGCCTGGAACAACCTCGGCGTCCTCGATGCACGCATCGGCAACCTGGACCAGGCCCGCAGGGACTATGAAACCGCGCTGCGCCTGCAGCCGCGGCATGGCGCCAGCCTGAGCAACGCCAGCGCCCTGTACCGCCGCATGGGCGACACCCGCCAGGCTGGGCTGCTGGCGAGCCGGCTGGCGCGTGTGCAGCGCAGCGATCCGTTCGCCCAGTACATGTTCGGCGCCCAGGCCGAGCAGCGCCGGGACTATGCAGCAGCCGTGCGTTTCTACCGCCGGGCGGTCCATCTGTACGAGACGGCGCATCCGTTCCACTTCGCGCTGGCCCGGAGCTATTTCCTGGCCGGCGATGCACGCCGGGCCTCGATCGAAATGCAGCGCGCGCGGGACCTGGCCGGGGAGAGCGGCGATGCGCTCAGGTCCCGCTACCAGGCCAAGCTGGACAGCCTGCAGCGTTGGCGCCAGCGCGGCACCAACGCCAACTGA
- a CDS encoding zinc ribbon domain-containing protein YjdM: MSAIPACPQCTLENTYADGALFICADCGHEWAAGDGGGEALVVRDSNGNVLAAGDTVTVIKDLKVKGSSIPLKQGTVIRNIRLVEDDAEHIEGNSEKIKGLVLKTCFLKKA; this comes from the coding sequence ATGTCCGCCATTCCCGCCTGCCCGCAGTGCACCCTGGAAAACACCTATGCCGATGGCGCGCTGTTCATCTGCGCGGACTGCGGCCACGAGTGGGCGGCCGGTGACGGCGGCGGCGAGGCCCTGGTGGTACGCGACAGCAACGGCAACGTGCTGGCCGCCGGTGACACGGTCACCGTGATCAAGGACCTGAAGGTGAAGGGCTCCTCGATCCCGCTCAAGCAGGGCACGGTGATCCGCAACATCCGCCTGGTCGAGGACGACGCCGAGCACATCGAGGGCAACTCGGAAAAGATCAAGGGTCTGGTCCTGAAGACCTGCTTCCTCAAGAAGGCCTGA
- a CDS encoding oxidoreductase-like domain-containing protein — translation MPVSVPASDPRPQPPEEPGPNECCGSGCPLCVLDLYSDELQRYRAALAAWKQRHPEATD, via the coding sequence ATGCCTGTGTCCGTTCCAGCCTCCGATCCGCGTCCGCAACCGCCGGAAGAACCCGGCCCCAACGAGTGCTGCGGCAGCGGCTGCCCGCTGTGCGTGCTGGATCTGTACAGCGATGAGCTGCAGCGTTACCGCGCTGCCCTGGCTGCATGGAAACAGCGCCACCCCGAGGCCACCGACTGA
- a CDS encoding DUF4097 family beta strand repeat-containing protein, whose translation MRSPLSLIAALALCLPLVAQAATSVNERHPLGAGGRVEISNIAGKVTVRGWDRNDVALTGSMADGLTLKQDRSSNRVRWEVEYPRGRSNGGATLELRVPRAVEVQLGTVSADIDVADIDVRRLQANSVSGSITAAGRSGETTLNTVSGGIRSQVQTPRLDARTVSGQLLAGGGASGEVAAESVSGRVNVTAGRIQRLAVETVSGSLDVSATGMAPGGKVTMQTVSGSVALKLPVNVSAQLNVKTFSGGIQSDAGQVEKPRYGPGSSLDARLGSGDGDISINSHSGSVRVSLGR comes from the coding sequence ATGCGTAGTCCTCTGTCCCTGATCGCGGCCCTGGCGCTGTGCCTGCCGCTGGTCGCCCAGGCCGCCACCAGCGTCAATGAGCGCCATCCACTGGGCGCCGGCGGGCGCGTGGAAATCAGCAACATCGCCGGCAAGGTCACCGTGCGTGGCTGGGATCGCAACGACGTGGCACTGACCGGTTCGATGGCCGACGGGCTCACCCTCAAACAGGACAGGAGCAGCAACCGCGTGCGCTGGGAAGTGGAGTATCCGCGCGGCCGCAGCAACGGTGGGGCCACGCTGGAGCTGCGCGTTCCGCGCGCGGTGGAAGTGCAGCTGGGCACCGTCAGCGCCGACATCGACGTGGCCGACATCGACGTGCGTCGCCTGCAGGCCAACAGTGTCAGCGGCAGCATCACCGCGGCCGGGCGCAGCGGAGAAACCACCTTGAACACGGTCAGTGGCGGCATCCGCTCGCAGGTGCAGACCCCGCGGCTGGACGCGCGCACGGTCAGTGGCCAGTTGCTGGCGGGCGGCGGTGCCTCGGGCGAGGTGGCGGCCGAATCGGTCTCCGGCCGGGTCAACGTCACTGCCGGGCGGATCCAGCGGCTGGCGGTGGAAACCGTCTCGGGCAGCCTGGACGTGAGCGCGACCGGCATGGCGCCGGGCGGCAAGGTGACGATGCAGACGGTCAGCGGATCGGTCGCGCTGAAGCTGCCGGTGAATGTCTCGGCGCAGCTGAACGTCAAGACGTTCAGTGGGGGTATCCAGTCCGATGCCGGGCAGGTGGAGAAGCCGCGCTATGGCCCGGGCAGCAGCCTGGATGCGCGTCTGGGCTCGGGCGATGGGGATATTTCGATCAACTCCCATTCCGGGAGCGTGCGGGTCAGCCTGGGACGCTGA
- a CDS encoding mechanosensitive ion channel family protein: MKDHLPAWTHEWLHYGVPALQILVTLLVAWLLRLVARRLIRRVGDHYTLPPEMIMGARRVFTFVVYFTVLLIVLNIVGVSATVLWTAFTGFAAVGAVAFFAAWSVLSNIFCTLLIFTTRPFRLHDYIELLENGEKPGLKGRVIDINLIYTTLQETGSGHEGTVLQMPNNMFFQRTVRRWRDPSQAPGGIQGDG, encoded by the coding sequence ATGAAAGACCATCTGCCCGCCTGGACCCACGAATGGCTGCACTACGGGGTCCCTGCCCTGCAGATCCTGGTGACGCTGCTGGTGGCCTGGCTGCTGCGGCTGGTCGCCCGGCGCCTGATCCGCCGGGTCGGCGACCACTATACACTGCCGCCGGAAATGATCATGGGCGCGCGCCGGGTGTTCACCTTCGTGGTGTATTTCACGGTACTGCTGATCGTGCTCAACATCGTGGGCGTCTCGGCGACGGTACTGTGGACGGCGTTCACCGGCTTCGCTGCGGTGGGCGCGGTGGCGTTCTTCGCCGCCTGGAGCGTGTTGTCCAACATTTTCTGCACGCTGCTGATCTTCACCACGCGCCCGTTCCGCCTGCACGATTACATCGAGCTGCTGGAGAACGGTGAGAAGCCCGGGCTCAAGGGCCGGGTGATCGACATCAACCTGATCTACACCACGCTGCAGGAAACCGGCAGCGGCCACGAAGGCACGGTGCTGCAGATGCCCAACAACATGTTCTTCCAGCGCACCGTGCGTCGCTGGCGGGATCCGTCACAGGCACCGGGCGGAATCCAGGGGGACGGTTGA
- a CDS encoding DksA/TraR family C4-type zinc finger protein yields the protein MATGWAGDGAVQDQIDATVDDAIQRARAQLRDGPGLTHCEHCEAPIPEARRKAVPGVRLCVRCQEEEDAAQHEGSGYNRRGSKDSQLR from the coding sequence ATGGCGACAGGTTGGGCAGGCGACGGCGCCGTCCAGGATCAGATCGACGCCACCGTCGATGACGCCATCCAGCGGGCCCGCGCACAGCTGCGCGACGGCCCCGGGCTGACCCACTGCGAACACTGCGAGGCGCCCATTCCCGAGGCGCGGCGCAAGGCCGTGCCCGGTGTGCGCCTGTGCGTGCGCTGCCAGGAAGAAGAAGACGCCGCCCAGCACGAAGGCAGCGGCTACAACCGCCGCGGCAGCAAGGACAGCCAGCTTCGGTAG
- a CDS encoding M48 family metallopeptidase, producing MTALKYLAGYPDALQQQVRELIAGDRLGPWLERRYAQLHTVRNDRQLYDYTQGLKERYLRQSAPLSKVIYDSRLQVLKHALGTHTTVSRVQGSKLKASREIRIATVFREAPAPFLKMIVVHELAHLKESDHNKAFYQLCTHMEADYHQLEFDLRLYLTHLERTAA from the coding sequence ATGACCGCCCTGAAGTACCTCGCCGGCTATCCCGACGCCCTGCAGCAGCAGGTGCGCGAGCTGATCGCGGGCGACCGGCTGGGGCCGTGGCTGGAGCGCCGCTATGCGCAGCTGCACACCGTGCGCAACGACCGCCAGCTCTACGACTACACCCAAGGCCTGAAAGAGCGCTATCTGCGCCAGTCCGCGCCGTTGTCCAAGGTGATCTACGACAGCAGGCTGCAGGTGCTCAAGCATGCCCTGGGCACCCACACCACCGTCTCACGGGTACAGGGCAGCAAGCTCAAGGCCAGCCGGGAGATCCGCATCGCCACGGTGTTCCGCGAGGCGCCGGCGCCGTTCCTGAAGATGATCGTGGTGCACGAGCTGGCCCACCTGAAGGAATCGGACCACAACAAGGCGTTCTACCAGCTGTGTACCCACATGGAAGCGGATTACCACCAGCTGGAGTTCGATCTGCGCCTGTACCTGACCCACCTGGAACGCACCGCGGCCTGA
- a CDS encoding rRNA pseudouridine synthase translates to MTDPIRLDKRLTSLIGCSRGDAQRYIEGGWVTVNGQVVEQPQTLVTDEVIVLRENAEATRTETVSMLLHKPAGMRSDELCALVTPESRSELDATGVTLLQRHFHALQLVMPLSDDESGLVVVSQDGRVISHLKDRGATLEQEYLVEVSGELAPYGMKRLAHGLSFRNWPLPPCKVSWQNETRLRFAIKPVHPGQLRDMCRQVGLEVVSIRRLRIGRVAMGKLVPGQWRYLAPDERF, encoded by the coding sequence ATGACCGACCCGATCCGACTCGACAAACGCCTGACCAGCCTGATCGGCTGCTCCCGTGGCGACGCCCAGCGCTATATCGAGGGCGGCTGGGTGACCGTCAACGGCCAGGTGGTCGAGCAGCCGCAGACCCTGGTCACCGACGAAGTGATCGTGCTGCGCGAGAACGCCGAGGCAACCCGCACCGAGACCGTGAGCATGCTGCTGCACAAGCCGGCCGGCATGCGTTCGGACGAACTGTGCGCGCTGGTGACACCGGAAAGCCGCAGTGAGCTCGACGCCACCGGGGTGACCCTGCTGCAGCGGCATTTCCACGCCCTGCAACTGGTGATGCCGCTGTCCGATGACGAAAGCGGCCTGGTCGTGGTCAGCCAGGACGGGCGCGTGATCTCGCACCTGAAGGACCGCGGCGCGACGCTGGAGCAGGAGTACCTGGTGGAAGTGAGTGGCGAGCTGGCGCCTTACGGCATGAAGCGGCTCGCGCATGGCCTGAGCTTCCGCAACTGGCCGCTGCCGCCGTGCAAGGTGAGCTGGCAGAACGAAACGCGCCTGCGCTTTGCGATCAAGCCGGTGCATCCGGGCCAGCTGCGCGACATGTGCCGCCAGGTCGGGCTGGAGGTCGTCAGTATCCGCCGCCTGCGCATTGGCCGCGTGGCGATGGGCAAGCTGGTCCCGGGCCAGTGGCGTTACCTGGCGCCGGACGAGCGTTTCTAG